Part of the Scomber japonicus isolate fScoJap1 chromosome 2, fScoJap1.pri, whole genome shotgun sequence genome, gtataTAATGTTAGTATAATTTTAGTTAATCTGAGTACTGgttaatacttttattttgaaaccgTGTCTAACCTCTCTTTATCTACTGATATAAGCCGTAGTGAACAGTAGTGAACAGTAGTGAACTCTGACCTCTCCTTGGCGAGCACCGACAGGCCCTGCAGCAGGATGGGAACCACCGTCTGGTCCAGGTAAGCTCGGGTCGGCAGCGCCTGAAGATCAactttctgcttcttctctgaTCCCTTCTCATTCTCCACCGACCGCTGCAGAGCACATAATAACTATTAGTACTAtactttactgtgtgtgtgagtgtgtgtgtgtgtgtgtgtgtgttactgtgtgtgtgtgtgtgtgtgtgttagttacctGGATGTTGTCTGTCAGTCCGTACTCTGTATGAGGGTTTTCAGAGACCTGCAGGAAGATTCACATTATTAAAATAGAGGCCTGTCCCTTTAAATAGagtactgtctctttaaatagaggcctgtctctttaagtagagtactgtctctttaaatagAGGCCTGTCCCTTTAAATAGAGGACTGTCCCTTTAAATAGAGGACTAGagtactgtctctttaaatagAGGCCTGTCCCTTTAAATAGAGGCCTGTCTCTTTAAGTAGagtactgtctctttaaatagAGGCCTATCCCTTTAAATAGagtactgtctctttaaatagAGGCCTGTCCCTTTAAATAGAGGACTGTCCCTTTAATGATGGGTACTTACAGGAGTGTGTCCCTCCATAGACTGATCTGCGTCTGTGtgatctgaaaaacaaaaaaacaacattttaacttgtattctgttttcttttagtAAATGGTGATAAtgtctctgccccccccctccccctccctccctctccctcagcTATCTACACATTTACCTCCTCTAACCCTCCATACTgcagaatatgagcagtatggAAGCTTAAAGGAGGTTTTAGTCtttataatatttaacaaacatattttacatcCACAGAAATCACATTATTCTGACCTCATGTTGAaatcattattaaataaaagtgaagGATGCAACACAACGTGAACGTttcattataaacattaaaaccagCAGAACCATTTTTATACGTTCTGGGTTAT contains:
- the dpy30 gene encoding protein dpy-30 homolog, whose product is MADDHTDADQSMEGHTPVSENPHTEYGLTDNIQRSVENEKGSEKKQKVDLQALPTRAYLDQTVVPILLQGLSVLAKERPPNPIEYLAAFLLKNKSQFDERN